Proteins co-encoded in one Nicotiana sylvestris chromosome 7, ASM39365v2, whole genome shotgun sequence genomic window:
- the LOC104210593 gene encoding L-type lectin-domain containing receptor kinase S.4-like, whose protein sequence is MLQIPLEMATLCLLLFCSLISTSIQLDGFIYTRFNQPNNNITLSGVAEISQNGLIQLTNETSRFMGHAFYSSPFQFKNSTTATAFSFSTCFALAIVPEYPKLGGHGLAFTISQSNDLSTALPSQYLGLLNATDVGNFSNHIFAVEFDTVQDFEFGDINDNHVGVNINSLRSNMSAAAAYFDDDLVKQDLNLKCGKVILAWVEYDSVKNLVNVTLSRSSLKPKLPLLSYHIDLSPFLKENMYVGFSASTGLLASSHYIFGWSFKLNGEAKFLDLDSLPLLPGPKKKHTGLILAISIIAVIFALISILVGIYLIKKFRNADVIESWELEVGPHRYSYQELKQATRGFKDSELLGFGGFGKVYKGVLQNSKMEIAVKRISHESKQGLREFVSEISSIGRLRHRNLVQLVGWCRRRGDLLLVYDFMPNGSLDNFLFDKPKVVLSWEQRFKIIKGVASGLLYLHEGYEQVVVHRDVKASNVLLDGELNAKLGDFGLARLYEHGSNPCTTRVVGTLGYLAPELPRTGRATEKSDVFAFGALLLEVVCGRRPIESKADPEELVLVDMVWNKMREGKTLDVIDKRLKGEFNEREVVMVMNLGLMCSNNEALARPSMRQVMSYLKGEIEMPDAPMAPGVYNGGFGFDENELHSLASSRGHTYLANGDVDGISPGE, encoded by the exons ATGTTGCAAATCCCTTTAGAAATGGCCACTTTATGTCTTCTACTTTTCTGCTCTCTCATTTCCACCTCTATACAGCTTGATGGCTTCATCTACACAAGATTCAATCAACCAAACAACAACATAACCTTAAGTGGAGTTGCAGAAATAAGCCAAAATGGACTTATTCAATTAACCAATGAAACAAGTAGATTTATGGGTCATGCTTTCTATTCTTCACCTTTTCAGTTCAAGAACTCAACTACAGCCActgctttttctttttcaacatgTTTTGCTCTTGCTATAGTACCTGAATATCCAAAACTTGGTGGACATGGACTTGCTTTTACTATTTCTCAGTCCAATGATTTAAGCACAGCTCTACCAAGTCAGTATTTAGGTTTACTCAATGCTACTGATGTTGGTAATTTCTCTAATCATATATTTGCTGTTGAATTTGATACAGTACAAGATTTTGAGTTTGGAGATATTAATGATAACCATGTTGGTGTCAACATTAATAGTTTAAGGTCTAATATGTCTGCTGCAGCTGCTTATTTTGATGATGATTTGGTAAAACAAGATCTGAATCTTAAATGTGGTAAGGTAATATTGGCATGGGTAGAATATGATTCAGTTAAAAACTTGGTTAATGTTACTCTTTCAAGATCTTCTTTGAAACCCAAGTTGCCACTTTTATCTTATCATATAGATCTCTCTCCATTTCTCAAAGAAAATATGTATGTTGGTTTCTCTGCTTCAACTGGTTTGCTTGCTAGTTCTCATTATATATTTGGTTGGAGTTTTAAGTTGAATGGTGAAGCTAAATTTCTAGACTTGGATTCACTTCCATTACTGCCTGGTCCCAAGAAGAAGCACACTGGCCTAATTTTAGCTATCTCAATCATAGCTGTTATTTTTGCTTTGATTTCTATCTTAGTTGGTATTTATTTGATCAAGAAATTCAGGAATGCTGATGTTATAGAGTCTTGGGAGCTTGAGGTTGGTCCTCATAGATATTCTTATCAAGAACTTAAGCAAGCTACTAGAGGTTTTAAGGATAGTGAGCTTCTTGGTTTTGGTGGATTTGGTAAGGTTTATAAGGGTGTTTTACAGAATTCGAAGATGGAAATCGCTGTGAAGCGTATTTCGCATGAATCTAAACAGGGTTTGCGTGAATTTGTGTCTGAAATTTCTAGCATTGGAAGACTTCGTCATAGGAATTTGGTTCAATTAGTAGGATGGTGCAGACGTCGTGGTGACCTGTTACTTGTTTACGATTTTATGCCTAATGGGAGCTTGGACAATTTCTTGTTTGATAAACCTAAAGTTGTATTGTCTTGGGAACAAAGGTTCAAGATCATCAAAGGGGTTGCGTCGGGTTTGCTATACTTACATGAAGGTTATGAGCAAGTTGTGGTGCATCGAGACGTTAAGGCTAGTAATGTGTTGCTAGATGGTGAGTTAAATGCCAAGCTTGGAGATTTTGGACTAGCAAGATTATACGAGCACGGATCAAACCCGTGCACGACTAGGGTAGTAGGCACATTGGGGTACCTTGCACCAGAATTGCCAAGAACAGGACGGGCTACAGAAAAATCTGATGTCTTTGCCTTTGGTGCATTGTTGCTTGAGGTGGTTTGTGGGCGTAGACCAATTGAATCAAAGGCAGATCCTGAGGAGTTAGTCTTAGTGGATATGGTATGGAACAAAATGAGAGAAGGGAAAACTCTTGATGTCATAGACAAGAGATTGAAAGGCGAGTTCAATGAACGTGAGGTTGTGATGGTGATGAATTTGGGactaatgtgttcaaacaatgaAGCGTTGGCGCGGCCTAGCATGAGACAAGTGATGAGTTACTTGAAAGGTGAGATTGAAATGCCAGATGCTCCAATGGCTCCTGGTGTTTATAATGGAGGATTTGGATTCGACGAAAATGAACTGCATTCTTTAGCATCTTCAAGAGGACACACATATTTGGCTAATGGAGATGTAGATG GAATATCTCCTGGTGAATAG